CCTCATTTATCTCCTTCCCCAACCAAAATCTTAACCCTCCCTTCCTTCTGTCTCCCTCACTGGAAATGGCTTATGATGGCTTTATGAATCATTTGGTATTCATAAAGGAACTATTGATTTTATATTTTAGCGGAGTAATAACTCGTTCATGTTTCTTATTGATATCGTTTAGTCCATGGTCAAAGTATCACCGGTGATTCTCTTAGTTTTTATAGTGTtcgtattttaatatatatttgctATGGAGATCTTTCTCGGTTTCCCTCTCTCTATGGATAATGGCTGGCAATCGAAGCTTATATAGTGTTTGGAGTTTGGGTATTTTAGTATTTTGCTGGTCAGATTTATGAGTTGATCATAGTAAACATGGTCTCCGAAAATGAAATAAGAGAATTGAATAGGTAATGCCCTAGTCCTTTGTCTAGTGCGCCCTTGATGAATGAATCATAGCAAACGAccggcaaaaaataaaaaaagaaaaggtgagATGAAGAATTGTAATTATGAAAAAGGGCCCAAAGAAAAGTTAAGGGAATCAAAAAATAAACTTTAAGAGGGGATTTTTTATGTATGGTTCATATTTGTTAGATGCTTTGATAGCTAGTAAATATGTAACTAGAAAAGACGGAAAAAAGTCTATGGCAATAAATAGAACaaggaaaagggaaaatgaatAAAAAACCAAGCATTGCAGGcttgatctttttcttttcgtaGGAACAGGTTAAATTACATTTGTTTATCCGTTAGTCTGACCAGCCTAAATTGACTAATTTCAAATTATgatagggtttagggtttagggtttagagtTTAGAGTTTAAGGTTTAGGGTTTAAGGTTTAGGATCTAGGGTTTAggctttagggtttagggtttagggtgaTCCTGGTCCTTAGTTTCTTCTGTACTTAAAATGCCTGATTGATATGCAAAATGGTTTGACTAGAATGGATCTTTGCCATTGAAGTTTATTATCTCTGCGATGCTTTGCACATTGGGCTGCAAGTTCTTGAAAGTTGAATagatgagaaaaatatatattactcATTTACTCTTTTTGCATATAGGTGGGATTTTTGAGTTTATGTTGTCTCGTTTCTGTTCAAACTTTTAGTAACTTGTGTTTTGAGTGTAGTATCAAACAAGACTATTGTGGGTTTTTATTGTTTGTTTTAAGTGTTATGAGAAGAATCAGAGTAGGAAATTTTGTAATATATGTCTACAAGTCAATGGATTATTCTACATAGACTGAGCTAAGTTTCTGATGAGACTTCTGAATTATTTGACTGGATGGATGCTCTTTGAATGTGCTTCTTCTCAATGCATTTGTTTGGAATTGTTCATAATCctttgaaaacaagaaattcatGCAGCATTTGAGAAGCTACTCGAAATGTTTGCTGGTTTCTTCTGAATTAATTAAATGTGCTAAGGCTTTCTTGTTCTCTATTGAGTAGGTTAAACCAGCAGCATGGGCCGGAAGGCTGATCGTTTGTACATAAACACCAAAAAGTTTGGAGGTGTTGGGAAGCCTTGCATGAAGGAGATGCTGTCATTCCTTGGTTGCTTATCTCTGAACAAGAACAATGATGATAAATGTGTCCGGCAGAAAGATCTCTTGCTTGCTTGTGCCGAAGCTCaggtttatctttcttttttttgccagCAATTATTGTGGCTAGCTTTACTATTGCGTCACTTTTATTTTGCATTTTTTCCCATCAAAATGCAATTTTATTTTAACAAGCATACTTCTCTGCCTTTCAtaattctttgatccttattgcAGAAAGGAAAGCCGAAAAATCCAGCAAGGACCATCAATTACCATTTGCAGCGTCTTGGCAGAGACAAGTTCTTATAGTTGATTTAAAGTGTGTTACATTCTTAACATAAGCGAGCATTTGCAGGCGCCAGTTTCAGATGTGGATGTCTTAATTGTTTGATTGTGTACTTATTTAATTCTGATCAGTTGAGAGAAAGCAAATACTTGAAGTAGATCTGGTTCTCTAAGTCAGTGCTTTTGGTTATCGGTGAAAGTATTATCCCAATAAAATTATAAACTTGATTTTCTAGCTAATGCAATCATCTGATCAGGAGACGAGCTGGTTCCTATCAAGGTATCCACTGTCCAGTATACATTCCACAATGAGACattatcattgtgtttgtgagaTGGTTTGTTGCTTCATTGGTATTTATGCTGGATTAATGTTTCTCTTTGGATACAGACTATAATATGCATGTGGCCTTCTGGAGGTAAACAGGAGTTAAAAGGACTCCATGACGTTCAAGTGTAACTACACATGTTCAATGACATGCAACTGAGGTTTTTAAATTTGAGACATCAATATCTTTAGTAGGTTTCTGATACCATGTTCGAAGACTAAAGTTCTAAAATCACCAGAGTATTTGATGCTTGACCATTTGACAACAAAGATATCATTTCTACTAGCCAATGTAATAGAAAAATATTGTTCGAGACACTGATTTTATTGTTTGATAGATGGATGGATGCATGTTACATGAACATGTGTGCATGCATATACACATGTATGATGCACAGAtagaggaggaaagagaggttttctgaaatacCGCTGATTGCAGCATAAGATGAATTGCTAATCCCATCCAACTTCCTACTACTTTTAGAACATGAACATGTTATAAGAACATCATTTATTTTCGGAGGCaaggcaaaagaaaaaaagccgcATGACCTCAATTTACCAGCAAGAGTATGCAATggcataacaaaaaaaaaaaaaagaacatcgCAGAGAACAAGGAAAGAACCCAGGGAAATAGAAGTTAGAAAACAAGAAATAGTGGCTGCTGTTATATATCATATAGCAACTCATTTTAACACCATTTTGCAATATCTAGAACAgttgaagaaaattttatagACCTAGCTCAAAATCAAACTGAAAAAATGCCATCGCAAGTAAAACAAGGGGACAAAAACAAGTAAATATGCTTTTTGTGATACTCCCTTGGTTACGTTATGTTCAATAAATAATGATGTTGACTAAAGTTTCTGCTAGCGTCCCTTTCTGATGAAAAGCATCTTTAACAATCCCTATTGCCATAGAACTGGTTTAGAGCTTTACGACGCCCTTTCATTCTTCTCAAATGTTATATCTTTTCAATAAATTAAGCTCAACAATGCCCCCTAGGAGATCAATTTCAAAtatttgattttaaaaaaaatctaagaaattTAAAGTGGCGTCCGGTTATGATCATGGTAGGCAAAGCTTTTCTTCTGGACTAAATGTGACAATGAAAGAACCTACCAACAGCAAGACAACCTAATGAAACTAAAGTTTTGCAGAATCTGAAATGAGGGGCCACAACTTCAAAATATAACAATCAAATCCAACTAGATCAGCTCACACCCTTTCAAAAATAATTGCCTGAATACAATGTTTTGGAAACATCAAATAAACAAGTCTTGCTCAAAGCaattattcttcttcttatctagTCACAAAATTTAGTTTTTTGCATTTTTCCCCCTCTTTCCTTCACAATGCTTGGTTTCAACTTATGTCTCTTAGATGATGGAGAGTAGCCATTGATGAGGTATTTGCATTCATGGAGCGAACATGAATTTGCTGGATATGGTTATTTTCTGGATGCATACTTTGCTGCATGGCTTGAAAATCAATATTTATAAAAAGGTGTATGCCATGCCTTAGAATTGGTAAAACAAAAATGATGCAGTAGTCTCACTGGCATGACCTATCTGCATATCTTAATAGGTCATGCATCAGTAAGTGTTGATTAACCAGCAAATACCACTTCAGACACTAAATTTTTTACATTTATCAGgcttcaaaatttttaaaatgcaaaatttttgtAGAATTGCATTTCTTCATACTTATATTTAGATATCAGTTTGTGATGTTCAGTTATTAAGATGATGCTGTTTGTTCCGATAAAAGTTATCAAAATGAGATTTAGAAGATTCTATATGATGTGATTATATGGATCAAACCTGCACATGAAGCTTCTTAAATGCATATTTCATCAACACATAGGTATTCTAGATACTCTagattagaaagaaaaaaaggtttcCCTAGCAAATTCCTACAGCTAGAATATCCATTAACATGGCTGTGGGTCTGCCTATGTACTTGCATGCAAGGTTTAGCACAAAGAAAACATATATCATGCAGAGTGCCAACTGATACAGAATTACAGACCATGTACAGGTCAGAGACGATCTAGTAAAAAAATTTGCACAGCTGATGAGTCCAGAAATGTTATCAATTGATGGGAAAAACAACTAAATGGGAATCACTATGCTATTCAAAAATGAGAATACCAGTAAACCAATCAGTCCTCTAATTGATATGGAGTTTGCTTTTTTGGTTTTCAATCAATAATCCATTTGAAGAGGCAAAATCTAGTATTTGTTGCCATCAATTACTTTTCTACATTTAATgaaagagtaaattacaaaaattttCTATGATTTGCCTTTATTATACTTATGCCTAATAGTTTGTAAAACCTATACTTATGCCTATTACTTATCGATTCTTGAGTAGAAATAAGGATAtacacattttcttatgttgttGAGTGGTTGTTGTGTcacttaaaattattttaattatttttgaaattttttctgaTATAATATTTAGGTGCCATTTAAGATTAATGATTTGActcatattttattaaattataaattaaagtGTTGAATAGAAATTAACTTTAGTGAAGCGAGCATagttttttcaaaatattagaGGTTAGTATAATTCATCaataaatttagaaatttttttttaatttatttttaataaaataaaaggtcAAACATTATTGACAGAAAGGTGTTTCGAAGTGGATAAGTTGGATGGTTCGCACCAATCCGCAATCTCGATGGCCATTGTGAGTGATCCAACGGCTGGAGCCCGAGTAGGATCGTGATCCTGATCCCTCTGCTTGGAACCCCTTTTTCTGTCAATTTTTAAACAGAAGACGGCAGTATTCGCCGACTTTACTGTAAAACGGGTCCGATAGGACCGGCTCTCGCAAAAACCCTCTCTCCGCCGCCCGCGTCGCGATCGCCCTCAAAATCTCGCGCTGTTTCTCCAACCAAAATCGGAGGAGACCATGGCGAAGAACCCAGTCCGGCCACTATCGCTGGTGATAGCAGTGGCCAGAAGGCTATCCACAGCGTCGGTAGCGGCCGGAGAGATGCCGTTGTCGTCGTTGTCGTCGGCAGTGGCGGAGGAGAAAGGAGGGACGAAGGAATGGAAGCCCCTCTATCGCCGGCTCTCGGCTCTGGGCGGAGCGCCGGAAGGAAGCGTAACGAAGACCCTAAACAAGTGGGTGAGGGAGGGGAGGCCAGCGAGGGCGGTCGAGCTCATGAAGTACGTTAAGGAGCTCCGCAAGTACCGGCGCTACAAGCACGCTCTTGAGGtcacctccctttctctcctccATTCTTATTTTACCTCTTCTTTGCGGAAATGCTCCTATCTCTTTTCACTTGAATTAAAGTTTCAATCTTTATTGATGGTACTGTATGCGCGAGTCCTGTTCGACTTCAGGTATGGATGAAAAATTATATCCTGTGTTTTATCGGGTTTCACTGATCGAGTATTGATGCTTTGCTGAAAGAATTGGTGGTAGTTTCATTGGAATTGGAAGGAGATGACCAGTTAACAtggataaattttttaaaaagtcTATGGAGAAGTTGCTCGTGGCTGAGGATGTGATCCTTTATTGGAGTCAATTGAGAAGAAGGATCGATGAAGCTGACTCCTTATAATTGGGATGCGGATGGTTGGTTAAGGTTATTAAGATGAAGAAAACGTCAGCCTGTGCTTGACAATTgataaaaaagaggaaaagaagaggggatcttttaaaatttatttgcaaAGCACAGCTTGTATAAAGACAACCTTAATGATAGAGACAATGAGACTGATGATGTTAATTAGCAAAATTGTTGCAAACTGAACATGTTTTTGGCTATAAGATGAAAATCTGAgaccaaacctttttttttagaaaagaatGTAATCATGAAATTATCTGAAGAATTATAGATCTGATAAAAAACTTGTCAATTTTAAGAATAATGATcttcatatttgtgaatttcTTGATTATATTATAAGCTATCTGTTGGCATCATGATTTTTTCATTTCCTTTATGTATCTGCTACCCCACATGAAAATTAAACCGATCTCTTTATCTTCTTTTCTATGTactccttcttccttttctgtAATTTTTTCGACTTAACTTGGTTTCATCTTTGCTGTTATACCAGAATTTAATGTATCCAGAA
The Phoenix dactylifera cultivar Barhee BC4 chromosome 3, palm_55x_up_171113_PBpolish2nd_filt_p, whole genome shotgun sequence DNA segment above includes these coding regions:
- the LOC103700988 gene encoding uncharacterized protein LOC103700988, with translation MGRKADRLYINTKKFGGVGKPCMKEMLSFLGCLSLNKNNDDKCVRQKDLLLACAEAQKGKPKNPARTINYHLQRLGRDKFL